In Amycolatopsis solani, a single window of DNA contains:
- a CDS encoding tannase/feruloyl esterase family alpha/beta hydrolase, which produces MSLPTTGGRVTAAAEVTGPAGRYCQADADLFPVDPAAPAIKLRVALPAGWNGKALMFGGGGYNGTIPDVTANVPFGPADRPVPLARGYATFASDSGHQQNPAAPPSLDGSFGANDEALVNFAAGDALKKTRDASLFLIRHAYGTKPAEVYFAGGSTGGREALNVAQRWPAAFDGVISAYPAWNNLAEILDLGYLTQVLSRPGAFPGPDKQKLVYDSVVKACDGLDGVVDGIVSNPGGCHFDPRALRCPAGADTGPACLSDPQIGSVVAMSTPFRWPYRVASGETQYPGFPFLSGADMRTPFLGFGTTAPANPMPVTSGYGMQYWDQWVKYFLTRDPGQNSLEIDPRRPGKWLDRINLLSTIEDRNNADLRPFARAGGKLILMHGAADELVSPYSTSDYYERVRAVAGPRATDAFLRYYVVPGANHANFGTPALAAGWDSLTALERWVESGRAPGNQVVTDLTHARTRPLCEYPGWPRYRGGDPGSASSFACTR; this is translated from the coding sequence ATGAGCCTGCCGACCACCGGCGGCCGCGTCACGGCGGCCGCGGAAGTGACCGGCCCGGCCGGCCGGTACTGCCAGGCCGACGCCGACCTCTTCCCGGTCGACCCGGCCGCGCCCGCCATCAAGCTGCGCGTCGCGCTGCCCGCCGGCTGGAACGGCAAGGCGCTGATGTTCGGCGGTGGCGGCTACAACGGCACCATCCCCGACGTGACGGCGAACGTGCCGTTCGGGCCCGCCGACCGGCCGGTGCCGCTGGCCCGCGGCTACGCGACGTTCGCGAGCGACTCCGGCCACCAGCAGAACCCGGCCGCCCCGCCGTCGCTGGACGGCTCGTTCGGCGCGAACGACGAGGCACTCGTCAACTTCGCCGCCGGGGACGCGCTCAAGAAGACGCGGGACGCGAGCCTGTTCCTCATCCGCCACGCCTACGGCACCAAGCCCGCGGAGGTCTACTTCGCCGGCGGGTCGACGGGCGGCCGCGAAGCCCTCAACGTCGCCCAGCGGTGGCCGGCCGCGTTCGACGGGGTGATTTCGGCCTACCCCGCCTGGAACAACCTCGCCGAGATCCTGGACCTCGGGTACCTGACGCAGGTGCTTTCGCGGCCCGGCGCGTTTCCCGGGCCCGACAAGCAGAAGCTGGTGTACGACAGCGTCGTCAAGGCGTGCGACGGCTTGGACGGCGTCGTGGACGGCATCGTCTCGAACCCCGGCGGCTGCCACTTCGACCCGCGCGCGCTTCGCTGCCCGGCCGGCGCCGACACCGGCCCGGCGTGCCTGTCGGATCCGCAGATCGGGTCCGTGGTCGCCATGTCGACACCGTTCCGGTGGCCGTACCGGGTGGCCAGCGGCGAAACGCAGTACCCGGGCTTCCCGTTCCTTTCCGGGGCGGACATGCGGACGCCGTTCCTCGGGTTCGGCACCACCGCGCCCGCGAACCCGATGCCGGTGACGAGCGGGTACGGCATGCAGTACTGGGACCAGTGGGTCAAGTACTTCCTGACCCGCGACCCGGGGCAGAACTCGCTCGAGATCGACCCGCGGCGCCCGGGCAAGTGGCTCGACCGGATCAACCTGCTGTCCACGATCGAGGACCGCAACAACGCCGACCTGCGCCCGTTCGCGCGGGCGGGCGGCAAGCTGATCCTCATGCACGGCGCGGCGGACGAACTCGTTTCCCCGTACTCGACGAGCGACTACTACGAGCGGGTGCGCGCGGTCGCGGGTCCCAGGGCCACTGACGCGTTCCTGCGCTACTACGTCGTACCGGGCGCGAACCACGCCAACTTCGGCACGCCGGCGCTCGCCGCCGGCTGGGACTCGCTCACGGCGCTCGAACGCTGGGTCGAAAGCGGCCGGGCACCGGGGAACCAGGTCGTCACCGACTTGACCCACGCCCGCACGCGGCCGCTCTGCGAGTACCCCGGCTGGCCCCGGTACCGGGGCGGTGATCCGGGCAGCGCGTCGAGTTTCGCCTGCACCCGGTGA
- a CDS encoding MFS transporter, with amino-acid sequence MTAITRLHSSTKAASMAIPLTQPEGQPGHADAGVSATRRRSFRKLLAAGLIGSSIEWYDFFLYGTAAALVFPKVFFPQSSALTGTLLAFSTFWAGFVARPIGGVLAGHLGDKYGRKPVVVTCLALMGAATFLIGCLPSAAAVGPLAPILLVTLRFVQGLAAGGQWGGIMLLLTESAGPKRRGFAGTFGQTSVPVAVILSNLIFVAASGLMPDDAFLTWGWRIPFLLSVVMFSVVLYIQAKVEDTPEFRELQRETETAKPEAAVVRAPLAQVIRGKWGTILLGCGLLSATNSLFYVSISGLLSYGTGSLGLKRDALLAVVLLASAAMLATIPWSGHFSDRVGRRPLILIGGLGVAAWGFPYFGLVGTASLPLIFVAVAVGFVFQCLTYGPIASFLGELFAPGVRYSGASLAYQLSAIIVSGGTPFLMTALIAETGSTWPVAAYITLMGLITFASAWFLPETNPAEVRSDPNAVPGAHLYR; translated from the coding sequence ATGACCGCCATCACCCGGCTGCACTCATCGACGAAGGCGGCATCCATGGCCATTCCGCTCACCCAGCCCGAAGGGCAGCCCGGCCACGCCGACGCCGGCGTGTCCGCTACCCGGCGCCGATCCTTCCGCAAACTGCTGGCCGCGGGACTCATCGGCAGCTCGATCGAGTGGTACGACTTCTTCCTCTACGGCACGGCCGCCGCGCTGGTGTTCCCGAAGGTGTTCTTCCCGCAGTCCTCGGCGCTGACCGGGACCCTGCTCGCCTTCAGCACGTTCTGGGCGGGGTTCGTGGCGCGGCCGATCGGCGGTGTGCTCGCCGGGCACCTCGGGGACAAGTACGGGCGCAAGCCGGTGGTCGTCACGTGCCTGGCGCTGATGGGGGCCGCGACCTTCCTGATCGGCTGCCTGCCCAGCGCGGCGGCCGTCGGCCCGCTGGCGCCGATCCTGCTGGTCACCCTGCGCTTCGTCCAGGGGCTCGCGGCCGGGGGCCAGTGGGGCGGCATCATGCTGCTGCTGACCGAATCCGCCGGTCCGAAGCGACGTGGTTTCGCCGGGACCTTCGGGCAGACCAGCGTCCCGGTCGCGGTGATCCTCTCGAACCTGATCTTCGTGGCCGCCAGCGGCCTGATGCCGGACGACGCCTTCCTCACCTGGGGCTGGCGCATCCCCTTCCTGCTCAGCGTCGTGATGTTCTCGGTCGTGCTCTACATCCAGGCCAAGGTCGAGGACACGCCGGAATTCCGCGAGCTGCAACGGGAAACGGAAACGGCGAAGCCGGAAGCCGCGGTGGTCCGCGCGCCGCTCGCGCAGGTGATCCGCGGCAAGTGGGGCACCATCCTGCTCGGCTGCGGGCTCCTGTCCGCCACCAACAGCCTGTTCTACGTCAGCATTTCCGGGCTGCTGAGCTACGGCACGGGATCGCTCGGGCTCAAGCGCGACGCCCTGCTGGCGGTCGTCCTGCTCGCCTCCGCGGCGATGCTGGCGACCATCCCGTGGTCCGGGCACTTCTCCGACCGGGTGGGGCGCCGCCCGCTGATCCTCATCGGCGGCCTGGGTGTCGCCGCCTGGGGCTTCCCGTACTTCGGGCTGGTCGGGACCGCGTCGCTGCCGCTGATCTTCGTCGCGGTGGCGGTGGGGTTCGTGTTCCAGTGCCTCACCTACGGCCCGATCGCGAGCTTCCTCGGCGAGCTGTTCGCCCCCGGCGTGCGCTACTCGGGCGCTTCGCTGGCCTACCAGCTCTCCGCGATCATCGTCAGCGGCGGCACGCCGTTCCTGATGACGGCGCTGATCGCGGAAACCGGGAGCACCTGGCCGGTCGCCGCCTACATCACGCTGATGGGGCTGATCACCTTCGCCAGCGCGTGGTTCCTGCCCGAGACGAACCCCGCCGAGGTCCGGTCCGACCCGAACGCCGTCCCCGGCGCCCACCTCTACCGCTGA
- a CDS encoding helix-turn-helix domain-containing protein, whose protein sequence is MTTGPLERRQRELASLYATVKSLTALGGLDEVLQSIVHHAHDLIGTDFTYLSLVGADGRLTARASEGTISAEFLAAAIPATVGLGGKVLASKSPHWVRDYATSTRIRHDRNFDRLVGTEKLVALLGVPLVIRGEAVGALFAADRAERSFRADEIALLNAFADHAAVALDNARLYEASRTALQELQSAYRKIERAQAIHEALTGVVLGGGTPGDVAQLLADQLGGSVTLLDRTGTTLVHQDSASGACPLETDLAEAVEEARRTGRCAVRPGPTVRSVAAIQAGDSYLGALAWSRRAAVPDDTDLRTLERATHILGLLILKERAVAEASERLSGELLTEFLVGGPGISPAQRARTRARGIDPDRLDLVLVADSPAVSPTDLSRRLHDIARDRSGLAGEHLGRATMILPGTDAERTVQEVHSGLRRSVGGPVTVVAEGAADHDWARAFALAARCGAVMRAIGHTDTGATTAGYALYAMVFDPERAGELDRFLTGAIGPLLDHDRQRGTDLVATLGAYYENRANVAATARALHVHVNTLLKRLDRAGTILGVDWRQGNDLELQLGLRLHQLRTTIA, encoded by the coding sequence GTGACCACCGGCCCGCTCGAACGACGGCAGCGCGAACTGGCGTCGTTGTACGCCACCGTCAAGTCGCTCACCGCGCTCGGCGGGCTCGACGAGGTCCTGCAGTCGATCGTGCACCACGCCCACGACCTGATCGGCACGGACTTCACGTACCTTTCGCTGGTCGGCGCGGACGGGCGGCTGACGGCCCGCGCGTCCGAAGGCACGATCTCCGCGGAGTTCCTCGCGGCGGCGATCCCCGCGACCGTCGGGCTCGGCGGCAAGGTGCTGGCTTCGAAGAGCCCGCACTGGGTGCGCGACTACGCCACCTCGACCCGCATCCGGCACGACCGGAACTTCGACCGCCTGGTGGGCACCGAAAAACTGGTGGCGCTGCTCGGGGTCCCGCTGGTCATCCGAGGCGAGGCAGTGGGCGCGCTGTTCGCCGCGGACCGCGCCGAACGGTCGTTCCGGGCCGACGAGATCGCGCTGCTGAACGCGTTCGCCGACCACGCCGCGGTCGCCCTCGACAACGCCCGCCTCTACGAAGCGAGCCGGACGGCGTTGCAGGAGCTGCAAAGCGCGTACCGGAAGATCGAGCGGGCGCAGGCGATCCACGAAGCGCTGACCGGTGTCGTGCTGGGCGGCGGGACGCCGGGCGACGTCGCGCAGCTCCTCGCCGACCAGCTGGGCGGGAGCGTCACCCTGCTGGACCGGACCGGCACCACCCTCGTGCACCAGGATTCCGCGTCGGGCGCGTGTCCACTGGAGACGGACCTGGCCGAAGCCGTCGAGGAGGCCCGCCGCACGGGCCGCTGCGCGGTGCGGCCCGGCCCCACCGTCCGCAGCGTGGCCGCCATCCAGGCCGGCGACAGCTACCTCGGCGCACTGGCGTGGAGCCGGCGGGCGGCCGTCCCGGACGACACGGACCTGCGCACCCTCGAGCGGGCCACGCACATCCTGGGCCTGCTGATCCTCAAGGAGCGGGCGGTGGCCGAGGCCAGCGAGCGGCTGAGCGGCGAGCTGCTCACCGAGTTCCTGGTCGGCGGCCCGGGCATCAGCCCGGCCCAGCGCGCCCGCACCCGCGCCCGCGGCATCGACCCCGACCGCCTGGACCTGGTCCTCGTCGCGGATTCCCCGGCGGTGTCGCCGACCGACCTGTCCCGCCGCCTGCACGACATCGCCCGCGACCGCTCCGGCCTCGCCGGCGAACACCTGGGCCGGGCCACGATGATCCTGCCGGGCACCGACGCCGAACGGACCGTCCAGGAAGTCCACAGTGGACTACGCCGCTCCGTGGGCGGCCCGGTCACGGTCGTCGCGGAAGGCGCGGCCGACCACGACTGGGCCCGGGCGTTCGCATTGGCCGCCCGCTGCGGCGCGGTGATGCGGGCGATCGGCCACACCGACACCGGCGCCACGACGGCCGGCTACGCGTTGTACGCGATGGTGTTCGACCCCGAGCGAGCCGGCGAACTGGACCGGTTCCTCACCGGCGCGATCGGCCCGCTCCTCGACCACGACCGCCAGCGCGGCACGGATCTGGTTGCGACCTTGGGTGCGTACTACGAGAACCGAGCCAACGTGGCGGCGACGGCGCGGGCCCTGCACGTCCACGTGAACACGCTGCTCAAGCGGCTGGACCGCGCCGGGACGATCCTGGGCGTCGATTGGCGGCAAGGCAACGATCTGGAGCTGCAGCTCGGCCTCCGCCTGCACCAGCTCCGGACGACGATCGCCTGA
- a CDS encoding long-chain fatty acid--CoA ligase has product MRDENEVLDGLMQPRPLTIAHILERAERLYAHKEVVTADAERRTYADVTGGARRLAGALDALGVPIGARVATFASNNRRHLELYLGVPATKRVLHSLNIRLSPEHLEYIVGHAGDDVVFVDRGLLPRIWPSAARLPGVRHWVVLPDGTDTEIPADPRVRDYDELLDGAEPHTGSFEDAFTLADENLASGLCYTSGTTGRPKGVLYSHRSTVLHCLGTLAAGLIGLRESDVVMPIVPMFHANAWGLPYGAMMAGAALVLPGASAEPDHLLRLMAAERVTVAGAVPTVWTSMAPTLRDHDLSATRFLLGGGSAVPAALSETFRAATGVPITHSWGMTEVSPVGVIGGTRTQHRDATPAEQVAVRAAQGQPLPLVNVRIVDVETGRELPRDGTAIGELQVSGPWVAGGYFRVDTPESFTADGWLRTGDLATIDAHGYLRLVDRMKDLIKSGGEWISSVELEAAIAAHPAVAEVAVIGRPDPRWMERPVAYVVLHPGTTATADELTRHLGPMVAKWWLPDEFVFMATLPKTGTGKLSKTELREAVRIA; this is encoded by the coding sequence ATGCGCGACGAGAACGAAGTCCTGGACGGGCTGATGCAGCCGCGGCCGCTCACCATCGCCCACATCCTGGAGCGGGCCGAGCGGCTCTACGCGCACAAGGAAGTCGTCACCGCGGACGCCGAGCGGCGCACGTACGCCGACGTGACCGGCGGGGCCCGGCGCCTCGCCGGCGCGCTCGACGCCCTCGGCGTCCCGATCGGCGCCCGGGTCGCGACGTTCGCGAGCAACAACCGGCGCCACCTCGAGCTCTACCTCGGCGTGCCGGCCACCAAGCGGGTGCTGCACTCGCTCAACATCCGGCTGTCCCCGGAGCACCTCGAGTACATCGTCGGCCACGCCGGGGACGACGTCGTGTTCGTCGACCGCGGGCTGCTGCCGCGGATCTGGCCGAGCGCCGCGCGGCTGCCGGGGGTGCGGCACTGGGTGGTGCTGCCCGACGGCACCGACACCGAGATCCCGGCGGACCCGCGCGTCCGCGACTACGACGAGCTGCTCGACGGCGCCGAGCCGCACACCGGCTCGTTCGAGGACGCGTTCACGCTCGCGGACGAGAACCTGGCGTCCGGGCTGTGCTACACCTCCGGCACGACCGGGCGGCCCAAGGGCGTGCTCTACAGCCACCGCTCCACGGTCCTGCACTGCCTCGGCACCCTGGCCGCGGGCCTGATCGGCCTCCGCGAGAGCGACGTCGTCATGCCGATCGTGCCGATGTTCCACGCCAACGCCTGGGGCCTGCCCTACGGCGCGATGATGGCGGGCGCCGCGCTGGTCCTGCCCGGCGCGTCCGCGGAGCCGGACCACCTGCTGCGGCTGATGGCGGCCGAGCGGGTGACGGTCGCGGGCGCGGTGCCGACGGTGTGGACGAGCATGGCGCCCACGTTGCGCGACCACGACCTGAGCGCCACGCGCTTCCTGCTCGGCGGCGGCTCGGCGGTGCCCGCGGCGCTGTCCGAGACCTTCCGCGCGGCGACCGGCGTGCCCATCACGCATTCCTGGGGGATGACGGAGGTCAGCCCGGTCGGCGTCATCGGCGGCACGCGCACCCAGCACCGCGACGCGACCCCGGCGGAGCAGGTGGCCGTGCGCGCGGCGCAGGGCCAGCCGCTGCCGCTGGTGAACGTGCGGATCGTCGACGTCGAGACCGGCCGCGAGCTGCCCCGCGACGGCACCGCGATCGGCGAGCTGCAGGTGTCGGGCCCCTGGGTGGCGGGCGGCTACTTCCGCGTGGACACCCCGGAAAGCTTCACCGCCGACGGCTGGCTGCGCACCGGCGACCTCGCCACCATCGACGCGCACGGCTACCTGCGGCTCGTCGACCGGATGAAGGACCTGATCAAGTCCGGCGGCGAGTGGATTTCGTCGGTCGAGCTGGAAGCCGCCATCGCCGCCCACCCCGCCGTCGCCGAGGTCGCGGTGATCGGCCGCCCGGACCCGCGCTGGATGGAACGCCCGGTCGCGTACGTCGTCCTGCACCCGGGCACGACCGCCACGGCCGATGAGCTGACGCGGCACCTGGGGCCGATGGTCGCGAAGTGGTGGCTGCCGGACGAGTTCGTGTTCATGGCCACGCTGCCGAAGACGGGCACGGGCAAGCTGTCCAAAACGGAACTGCGCGAGGCGGTGCGGATCGCCTGA
- a CDS encoding MFS transporter translates to MAENLRSRAQLRRAVLSSYFGSVIEYYDFLLYATASAVVFNKVFFSNLDPVAGTIASLGTFTTGYLARPIGGIVFGHFGDLLGRKRMLVITMTMMGVASTLIGLLPTYAQIGVWAPVLLIVLRVLQGVAVGGEWGGAVLMSAEHATSRRGLWASFTNAGAPSGMVVSTLLLTLMGAVTTDAQFLAWGWRVPFLLSVVLLAVGLFVRLKVDETPVFAATERRAGAPLLEVLRHHPKNLLLAIGVGFAAFVAQGTLTTYVLSYAVHAGFSRQTVLNAITVSSVGAVFGIIGFSALSDRVGRRPVVVAGAVATGVVGFVLFPLIDSGSAALLTLGVVLGQSIAHPAMYGPLAALYTELFATRTRYTGASLGYQIAGLGAGIAPVVFAALAGSGTVLISAVIAACCLLTVVCVLALRESNRVDLGDPAAQRLTGAGH, encoded by the coding sequence ATGGCAGAAAACCTCCGCTCGCGGGCGCAGCTGCGCCGCGCGGTGCTCTCCAGCTACTTCGGCAGCGTGATCGAGTACTACGACTTCCTCCTCTACGCCACCGCGTCGGCGGTGGTCTTCAACAAGGTGTTCTTCTCCAACCTCGACCCGGTGGCCGGCACGATCGCCAGCCTCGGCACGTTCACCACGGGCTACCTCGCGCGCCCGATCGGCGGCATCGTCTTCGGGCACTTCGGCGATCTGCTCGGGCGCAAGCGGATGCTCGTCATCACGATGACGATGATGGGCGTCGCCAGCACGCTCATCGGCCTCCTGCCGACCTACGCGCAGATCGGCGTGTGGGCGCCGGTGCTGCTGATCGTGCTGCGCGTGCTGCAGGGCGTCGCCGTCGGCGGTGAATGGGGTGGCGCGGTGCTGATGTCGGCCGAGCACGCGACCAGCCGCCGCGGGCTGTGGGCGAGCTTCACCAACGCCGGGGCGCCCAGCGGGATGGTGGTCTCCACGCTCTTGCTGACCCTCATGGGCGCGGTGACCACCGACGCGCAGTTCCTCGCTTGGGGCTGGCGGGTCCCGTTCCTGCTCAGCGTCGTGCTGCTGGCGGTCGGGCTGTTCGTCCGGCTGAAGGTCGACGAGACCCCGGTCTTCGCCGCGACGGAACGGCGGGCCGGCGCGCCCCTGCTGGAAGTCCTGCGCCACCACCCGAAGAACCTGCTGCTGGCGATCGGCGTCGGCTTCGCCGCGTTCGTCGCGCAGGGCACGCTCACCACGTACGTCCTCTCCTACGCCGTACACGCGGGCTTCTCCCGCCAGACCGTGCTCAACGCCATCACGGTGTCTTCGGTCGGCGCGGTGTTCGGCATCATCGGGTTTTCGGCGCTGTCCGACCGCGTCGGGCGCCGTCCCGTCGTGGTCGCCGGAGCCGTCGCCACCGGCGTGGTCGGCTTCGTGCTCTTCCCGCTGATCGACTCCGGCTCGGCCGCGCTGCTGACGCTCGGGGTCGTGCTGGGGCAGTCGATCGCGCACCCGGCGATGTACGGGCCGCTGGCCGCGCTGTACACGGAGCTGTTCGCCACGCGCACCCGCTACACCGGCGCGTCGCTCGGCTACCAGATCGCCGGGCTGGGCGCCGGGATCGCGCCGGTCGTCTTCGCGGCGCTCGCCGGCTCGGGCACGGTGCTGATCTCCGCGGTGATCGCGGCCTGCTGCCTGCTGACGGTGGTTTGCGTGCTGGCGCTGCGCGAGAGCAACCGCGTCGATCTCGGGGATCCGGCCGCGCAGCGGCTGACGGGCGCCGGGCACTAG
- a CDS encoding PaaX family transcriptional regulator, protein MTDLAAPAAAESLGADTPRPQTLLLTFFGGHVLDRGIHVATASVIDVLDRAGVSEHATRSTLSRMARRDLLHRVRRGRHVYLGLTAHSRAILHDGERRIWRTGAVNRQWDGTWTLLGFSMPESWQRQRHALRSRLLWAGFGSLQGGLWIASGEVDPVPLLDGLGADGHVKVFQARALPPTDIAGIVREAWDVDGLAARYRAFLTRWQDPAAQASDSLARDLLLESDWLRTIRDDPRLPREHLPSDWPAEPAQELFHALSAELKPAARAIAADLLDSITDEQADG, encoded by the coding sequence GTGACCGACCTGGCCGCTCCCGCCGCCGCCGAAAGCCTCGGCGCCGACACCCCGCGTCCCCAGACGCTGCTGCTCACGTTCTTCGGCGGCCACGTCCTCGACCGCGGGATCCACGTCGCCACCGCGAGCGTCATCGACGTCCTGGACCGCGCCGGCGTCTCCGAGCACGCCACCCGCTCGACGCTGAGCCGCATGGCGCGGCGCGACCTGCTGCACCGCGTGCGCCGCGGCCGCCACGTCTACCTCGGCCTCACCGCCCACTCCCGCGCGATCCTGCACGACGGCGAGCGCCGCATCTGGCGCACCGGCGCGGTCAACCGGCAGTGGGACGGCACGTGGACACTGCTCGGGTTCTCGATGCCGGAGTCGTGGCAGCGCCAGCGCCACGCCCTGCGCTCACGCCTGCTGTGGGCCGGCTTCGGCAGCCTCCAGGGCGGCCTGTGGATCGCTTCCGGCGAGGTGGACCCGGTCCCGCTGCTCGACGGCCTCGGCGCCGACGGCCACGTCAAGGTGTTCCAGGCCCGCGCCCTGCCGCCGACCGACATCGCGGGGATCGTCCGGGAGGCGTGGGACGTCGACGGGCTGGCGGCGCGCTACCGCGCGTTCCTGACCCGCTGGCAGGACCCGGCCGCCCAGGCCTCGGACAGCCTCGCCCGCGACCTGCTCCTGGAGTCGGATTGGCTCCGAACCATCCGCGACGACCCGCGGCTGCCCCGGGAGCACCTGCCATCGGACTGGCCGGCGGAGCCCGCGCAGGAGTTGTTCCACGCGCTCAGCGCGGAGTTGAAGCCGGCGGCACGGGCGATCGCGGCGGACTTGCTCGACTCGATCACGGACGAACAGGCCGACGGCTGA
- a CDS encoding LysR family transcriptional regulator, with protein MELRQVEHFLAVVRNGSFTGAAQDVHVVQSALSASIRKLEGELGAALFDRTTRRVALTEAGRALLPLAHRIVADVVAARGEVAAVTGLTRGRVSIGTIQTLTVVDLPSKLGEFRVRYPGVRIHVRESTVFDLTAGIANGELDLTFLAAADGLADDVYSFASWTQDLVLLCHPGHRLAARDRIRLAELAGEPFVDFSGSGIEVMVARRFADAGVRQHRVCEATHMPLLVDLVAAGLGVSIVPRPVAEKSGLPFARIGQPGFSRSIHLAGRGPTPANPAARALLAHLLAGRSPHASEEQPTPGEHERHRDGGPPGDSHDAAEHEGADPELPQQPGQV; from the coding sequence ATGGAGCTGCGGCAGGTCGAGCACTTCCTCGCGGTGGTGCGGAACGGGAGTTTCACCGGGGCGGCGCAGGACGTGCACGTGGTGCAGTCGGCCTTGAGCGCGTCGATCCGGAAGCTCGAAGGCGAACTGGGCGCCGCGCTGTTCGACCGCACGACCCGCCGCGTCGCGCTCACCGAAGCGGGCCGGGCGCTGCTCCCGCTGGCGCACCGCATCGTCGCCGACGTCGTGGCCGCACGCGGCGAGGTGGCGGCGGTGACCGGGCTGACGCGCGGGCGGGTGTCGATCGGGACGATCCAGACGCTGACCGTGGTGGACCTGCCGTCGAAGCTGGGGGAGTTCCGGGTCCGCTACCCGGGCGTCCGGATCCACGTGCGCGAGAGCACGGTCTTCGACCTGACGGCGGGCATCGCCAACGGCGAACTGGACCTGACCTTCCTCGCGGCCGCCGACGGGCTGGCGGATGATGTGTACAGCTTCGCGAGCTGGACCCAGGACCTGGTGCTGCTGTGCCACCCCGGCCACCGCCTCGCCGCCCGCGACCGGATCCGGCTGGCCGAACTGGCGGGCGAGCCGTTCGTGGACTTCAGCGGCAGCGGCATCGAGGTGATGGTGGCCCGCCGCTTCGCGGACGCGGGCGTCCGCCAGCACCGCGTCTGCGAGGCGACGCACATGCCCCTGCTGGTCGACCTGGTGGCGGCCGGGCTCGGGGTGTCGATCGTCCCGCGGCCGGTCGCGGAGAAGTCCGGGCTGCCGTTCGCCCGCATCGGCCAGCCGGGCTTCAGCCGCTCGATCCACCTGGCGGGCCGGGGACCGACCCCGGCGAACCCGGCCGCCCGCGCGCTGCTGGCGCACCTGCTGGCCGGGAGGTCACCGCACGCGAGCGAAGAGCAACCCACACCCGGCGAGCACGAGCGCCATCGCGACGGTGGTCCACCCGGCGACAGCCACGACGCCGCCGAGCACGAGGGCGCGGACCCCGAACTGCCGCAGCAGCCGGGCCAGGTCTGA
- a CDS encoding choice-of-anchor P family protein has protein sequence MRTTLLRAGSLAGVTAAVLAASAGVSAADDTVAGSAFGASATVSLLPGVLTASKGITVETGQLAASRSGGPASASVADVPLEGVVTAKAISSSVVDGAGTVAAKASVAEATLPLLATVAGRVPSIRLISARCASADGHVTGSSDLAGVNLGRLGTLPAATGPNQRLGIPGVAEVIVNEQVQRYDGALEITALHVKLLDGDAKKLGSGDVKLASVTCGPSKERAPEAPPRPGGPGQVVVIPAGAPQTGDGTLAAEG, from the coding sequence ATGCGCACCACCCTGCTCCGAGCCGGGAGCCTGGCCGGGGTGACGGCCGCCGTCCTCGCCGCTTCCGCCGGTGTCTCCGCCGCCGACGACACCGTCGCCGGATCCGCTTTCGGCGCCTCCGCCACGGTTTCGCTGCTGCCCGGCGTGCTCACCGCGAGCAAGGGGATCACCGTCGAGACCGGGCAGCTCGCCGCGTCGCGCAGTGGCGGACCGGCGTCGGCGAGCGTCGCCGACGTGCCGCTCGAGGGCGTCGTGACGGCGAAGGCGATCAGCAGTTCCGTGGTCGACGGCGCCGGGACCGTGGCCGCGAAGGCGAGTGTCGCCGAGGCGACGCTGCCCCTGCTCGCGACCGTCGCCGGGCGGGTGCCGTCGATCCGGCTGATCAGCGCGCGCTGCGCGTCCGCCGACGGGCACGTCACCGGCAGCAGCGACCTCGCCGGCGTGAACCTCGGCCGGCTCGGCACGCTGCCCGCCGCCACCGGCCCGAACCAGCGGCTCGGGATCCCCGGCGTGGCCGAGGTGATCGTCAACGAGCAGGTCCAGCGCTACGACGGCGCCCTCGAAATCACCGCGCTGCACGTCAAGCTCCTCGACGGCGACGCCAAGAAGCTCGGCAGCGGCGACGTCAAGCTCGCCTCGGTGACCTGCGGCCCGTCGAAGGAACGCGCCCCCGAAGCGCCCCCGCGGCCGGGTGGGCCCGGGCAGGTCGTCGTGATCCCCGCCGGTGCCCCGCAGACCGGTGACGGCACCCTCGCGGCAGAGGGCTGA
- a CDS encoding class F sortase produces MTAAPRPRRLLIVLLSLLLAAACGTPAPSASPASSASPGNEAPVAGVTRSLPTALDVPAIDARSSLVSLGLNPDRTVEVPPVDQPLQAGWYEYGPTPGEAGPAVILGHIDGAHRKGIFWRLHELKPGEEVHVDREDGGRLTFAVTKVEQIAKKEFPTEAVYGNTTDPELRLITCGGRYDAANRNYLDNVIVYAKLKR; encoded by the coding sequence ATGACAGCCGCGCCGAGACCCCGCCGCCTGCTGATCGTCCTCCTCTCCCTGCTGCTCGCCGCCGCGTGCGGCACCCCGGCGCCGTCGGCGTCCCCCGCGTCCTCCGCGTCACCGGGGAACGAAGCACCCGTCGCCGGCGTGACGCGGTCACTGCCGACCGCGCTCGACGTCCCGGCCATCGACGCCCGGTCGTCGCTGGTGTCGCTGGGCCTCAACCCCGACCGGACCGTCGAGGTGCCGCCGGTCGACCAGCCCCTGCAGGCCGGCTGGTACGAATACGGCCCCACGCCGGGCGAGGCCGGGCCGGCGGTGATCCTCGGCCACATCGACGGCGCCCACCGCAAGGGCATCTTCTGGCGGCTGCACGAACTCAAGCCGGGCGAGGAAGTGCACGTCGACCGGGAAGACGGCGGCCGTTTGACGTTCGCGGTGACGAAGGTGGAGCAGATCGCCAAGAAGGAGTTCCCCACCGAAGCCGTGTACGGCAACACGACCGACCCGGAACTGCGCCTCATCACCTGCGGCGGCCGCTACGACGCGGCGAACCGGAACTACCTCGACAACGTCATCGTCTACGCGAAGCTCAAACGCTGA